The stretch of DNA CGAGTACTGTCCATGTGTACGACCACAGGCGGGACAGCTTATCGCGAGTTTCTCCTCGGCGTATGTCGCCACGAGTGATCCACTACACTGGGTACATTGGTCCCCGGTTTCAAACGGCTCAATGTCAGGGTGGGCATTGAACGATCCCTCGACCACGGCTTGGATAACTCTCTCCCCAGCAGTCCGGAGTTCGTATCCGTCATCGTGTTTGTAGACGAAATGCCCGGTTAGCTGGTTCAGGTGGTAATTGAACTGGGCACTATTGTCTGTCTCAGTCATCTCGTAGAGTGTGGTGAACTCCGCTGGCTGTTCGTCGATCTGCCAGAGTGCTTCTAAGATTGCGACTCGCGTTTCGTCCCCAATGAGCGCGAACGCTTCGGCCGGCCTGAGACAGTGCTCCGATTCCTCAGCAAGTTCCATGGCCTCAAGCCTATTCATATGCTGAATATGAGGCTAAAGATTCTAAAAGGCTCGCACAAGTTCGATTTTGTAATATTGTTTATAATTCAACGGACTCTCATCTCGCCACAACAGTCCCGTTCATTCGGCCGTTAAATCAAGTACCAGCTTCCCGCGTACATGGCCTTCTGCACTCTTATCGAGTGCCTCCTGTGCTTTGGAGAGTGGATAGCTGCCACTGATAGTGGGTTTGAGAACCCCACGCTCAACCCGGTCAGTCACTGACTGGAGTGTCGCCGGGTCTGACTCGGTAAGCACATCGAAAAACCAGACTTTCACGTCGTGTTCGGCTTGGAATCGTTCGATAGTATCCGCTGCTGGCTGATCAGGAAGTGTGACAATCACGCCCCCTGACTGAGCAACCTCAACCGACCGTTCGAGAACCTCACCACCGATAGAATCCAACACGATGTCGACATCGTCGATAACGTCCTCAAACCGCCCTTCTCGGTAGTTGACAAATTCATCGATACCGAGGCGTCTGAGAAACTGTTCGTTTCGCCCGGATGCAGTACCAATTACATGTGCACCGGTATTCGTTGCGAACTGGACGGCCATATGGCCGACACCACCGGCGGCGGCGTGGACGAGAACGCGTTGCCCAGTATCGAGTTCGCTCGCCTGATACAGCGCGTGGAAGGCAGTCTGGCCTGCCATCGGAAGACCCGCAGCCTCGGTATGCGAGAGTGACGGCGGCTTTGCTGTGACTTCATCCACAGTCATCGTGGTGAATTCAGCGAACGTTCCGCCAGCACCAGGCAACCGAACCATGCCACAAACGGCGTCTTCCGGTTCGAACTCCGTTACGTCCGCCCCAACAGATTCGACGACGCCCGAGAGTTCCCA from Haloplanus rubicundus encodes:
- a CDS encoding NADP-dependent oxidoreductase; the protein is MKTIQLTETDGTDALTYESVPRPKPDNDELLVRVHAAGVNPLDWLICRGILPELRDEPLPWIPGWELSGVVESVGADVTEFEPEDAVCGMVRLPGAGGTFAEFTTMTVDEVTAKPPSLSHTEAAGLPMAGQTAFHALYQASELDTGQRVLVHAAAGGVGHMAVQFATNTGAHVIGTASGRNEQFLRRLGIDEFVNYREGRFEDVIDDVDIVLDSIGGEVLERSVEVAQSGGVIVTLPDQPAADTIERFQAEHDVKVWFFDVLTESDPATLQSVTDRVERGVLKPTISGSYPLSKAQEALDKSAEGHVRGKLVLDLTAE